The Setaria italica strain Yugu1 chromosome VIII, Setaria_italica_v2.0, whole genome shotgun sequence genome includes the window atgatcgcgtgtcaggcgacttaagtgcattttagccaagttaatttgggcggttccgccacacaggCCATGGGGCGACCCGTTCGTGAAAATGGGGCTATTTCCACGAGTTGGTGACGGCATCACCCACCCCTGAAAAGAGCATTTCCGGGGACGAGTGACGGCATCACTCGCCCTTGGAAATAGCCTCCATTTTCAGGTTGCGGGCACCACCCCTGCAAATGCTTCTATAGGGGCGGGCCAAAATGCTACAGTAGCCCTGCATTTTGTAAGTGCCCTAGAAAAAAATGGGTGCCCTACAAATCCTTTTCGTAGTAGTGATATAATTGGATATGTAATTTATCATTATATAGTACATATATATGTTTTGTAGTGCTTGAAACAAGATTATCTTCGGTCACCAATTTGAGCTTGCATGGGCTACCAGCAAGCACCACGCATAATCAACTGCATGTTGATGCGAGGGTCCAAGATGCTGCCTAAAATGTTCGTTCCAAAGAGCAATTATTGCCTCCAATCATATAGTGAGATCATATCATGAAATATAAAAGCACTAAAGTACTAGCCCACAATTGGCGGGATTTCAGTCAGATTTATATCGGTAGCCTGTCACCTCGGCAGAGCAGAGCTTACCAGCCGCGCCAACAAATTAAGGCCGATGTGATTGGATGGACAATCTTTATATGTAGGCATCTTGTCGCAAACTTGGTATGGTTATTCCGGTATCTAAATAACCTCATATTTTAGAAATATCAAATGCAAAATTTATATCTTAGCCAGTTTATCAATTTTAGATTACTTTCCTAAGTGAAACTTGTTTAACTTTGATCaagattatagaaaaatatattaacatctataatatcaaaatatatttcatggtcTATATAGTGAAATTAGTTTGATGTTGTATataattcaccccaactctccctaaataaaggaggagttgtggTGACTCTCCCAATACACCGTTGGCTTAGGATGAGATTAATGAGAGACTGTaaaagcaactctcccaataacagTGAAAGTAATATTAGTATATCcctattaactagttattggTAACTATTTACTGGGAGACTGCTGGAGGTGTTCTTAGTTAAGCACTTCATGTTCATGTATCGTCCTTTTATTAAATTCTTACTAGAGTTTTATGTCATCATTTTGTTCTTTCAAAATTGTTGTCACTGCGCTACATAGTCCATTATAAATCATGTATGCATAGCATATTAAACAATAGTCATACATATTTTTAGATGTAAAAATGAATCAATTAATatcatattttttaaaaaaaaatggccaAAACAATGAACGGTAAACATATTGTCAATCATCAGTGAAGACGGAGAAGGTTTTACGACTAAGATAAAAGCAACATTGCAGTGGGGAACACGTTGGAGCGCTGATTTTTGCAATAAAGAGCGTCCTGAATCACGGCAACTTTTAAGTGGAGTCTAATATTTTGTAGCGAAAGGTTGCTTGTCACCCTCACCGGCACAGATCGCCTACCCATGGCTGACAGGCCCCGAGTGTCTGCCTACGCTTGTGCCCATTTACTTGGGTCTTACGTTGTTATAATCTTATTACTGTCGCTTTAATCACGAGAGACGAAGAGGTTGTGCGGTAAGACTAGAGCAACGTTGCAGTGCAGGACACGTAGGAGCGCAGATTTGCAGTAATAATGTGGCGTAAGACAGCGTCTTGGATCAATCATTCCACGTCTCGGAGTTAAATTTTTAATTAATAGCGAAAGGTAGCTGGTCACCCTCGTCGGCACACAGAGCTTACCCACTGCTGACAGGCTCTGAGTGTCTAAGCTTTTGTGCGCATTGGATGGCCATCTATATATACAGTATACACATAGAAGGTCCCAATGCAAGAAACCGATCAGAAGCCATGGAAGCAATGCAGTTGCTTGCCGCCGTTCTCGCCGTGCTCGCTTTATTCCTCGCCGCTTACTGGCGACCCCGCAGCAGGTATGTCCACACTACCAGACCAATGCCTGTAATAATTGAAGTAGGAGACCCCGACGTCGCCCGGGCCCTGATGTTCGACCACGCCGACTTCTTCTCCAACCACCCCGACGCCGCCCTCGGCATCGACTTTGACGCCGGCCAGCCGAAGACCGAAAGCATCACCTTTGCACCCTACGGCACGCTCTGGAGCGCACTCCGGCGCAACCTCACCGTTAACATCCTGCACCCCTCGCGCCTCGGCCACCACGTGGAGCCGATCCAGCGGGACGCCGCGGAGGCCCTCGTCGCCGATCTCTCCACCCGGgtggtcggcgccggcgaggaggtggccatTCGCGAGCGCGTGTACGCCGCGGTGTTCGGGACGATGGCGCGCCTGTGcttcggcgacggcgtcggcgagcgcGACGTCGCCGTCATGCGGCGCACGCTGCACGACTTCTTCCACTCCAACGTGGACATCAAGCTCCTAGCGAGGTCCAGGCTGGCGAGGCTGGTGCGCTGGCGGCAGTGGAGGTACATCATCGGCATGCGCCGCCGGCTGGCCGAGGTCTTCGGCCCCGTCGTGGAGGCACGGAGGCGGCAGTCTCGgcgcagcgacggcggcggtgggagcTTCTCGTCGTACCTCGATTCTCTAATCGACCTTCGCGTCCCCAACGACAGCGACGATTCCGAGACCGGCGGCGGCTTGGGCCTCGGCGCCCGGCGCATCCTCAGGGACGACGAGGTGGTGAGGCTCGTCTGGGAGTTCCTGGGGTCCAGCACCCAGTCCGTGGTGTCGTGCATCGAGTGGACGCTCGCCCGCCTCGTCACCGAGCCGGAGGTCCAGAAGAAGCTATACCACGAGCTCATTGCCGCCGGCGATCACCGTAAAGGCCAGGTCTCCGACGAGCGCCTCCAGGAATTGCCGTACCTGCGCGCCGTCATTCTCGAGAGCCTCCGGCTGCACCCGCCACTGCCAACCATCCTGCGCGAGGTCGGGCCAGAGGGCGCTGCGGCCGCcggagcgccaccgccgccgcctgacgGCACGCCGGTGCGGTTCCTGTTCAATGCAGGACAGATCGGGAGGGACCGGAAGACGTGGACGGAGGACCCTGACGAGTTCAAGCCGGAGCggttcctcgccggcggcgaaggggaGGACGTGAGCCCCTTGCCGGGGCCTAagaagatcaagatgatgccGTTCGGAGCCGGGCGGCGGCACTGCCCTGGCGCGGGGCTGTCCATGATTCACGTCGGGTGCTTCGTCGCCGCGCTGGTGCGCGAGTTCGAGTGGGCGCCGCCGGctgatggcggtggcggcgttgaTCTCACTGGGACCAATACGTTGTTCGTGAGGATgatggcgccgccgctgagAGCGCGAATAACACCACGCACGTCTCGCTGAGTCCTAGACGTGATATGTAGTAAGAAAAATCTGTCCCTGTGTAAGGTGGCAGGTTTTTTTTAAGTAACTTTGAGTCGCATCCCGCCGAATTGTCATCCATCAGCAACCACCGCCGAATTGTAATCGCTTTAATTTCAATAAAAGCAGGCCGATCCAGGGAACAATTTTATCGCCGATAAAATTTCTATAAATCCGATAACTCCATTTATCAGCAAGGTCCGGTAAAACTATTTTTATcatcaaaattttaattttcagCTGAATTTGCACACAATTGACTGATCGACCAACGTAAACATGTGATATTATCTTATTTCAATATTATTACTTGCAGTTTCACTATGTTAAACGGTTTGAAAACAATTGGATAGTTATTTGAAGAAATTGGGATAAAATTTTGTTTTAGTTTTAACCGAAAACCAATCGGGTAAACCGATAGATTTCCGATAAAGCCAATAAACCCGTGAAGATGGCACAATATCATATGTCGCTACAAGTTCATAACAATTTGTCTTGTGTTGCAAGGAACTAGTGATTCTTACCATCACTTTGTCGGAGAGCCTGCCACAACCGTCTTCTAGAGAAGATGGATCAATTGCGAAGGTGATTCGTAGCCAATTCTTGCATCCCACAGAACATCTTGACAATTTGTTTCAAACATGTTACATCTCAAATAAAACGGTGATCTCAAAAAATATTATCTTGCAACCTATGCATGCAGCATTCTGTATTCTACATGCGGGAGAAGAATACCTGGCAGAATAACCACTAATTATTCCTTTGCCAGCAGGCAGCAGAACTCCAAATCATCTTTGATGTCTTGAAGGCAGGATAGGTCCAGTTTTACCTGTAGCATGTCAAGAGAATTTCGCACCTGATTGATAGAACCTAGACGATTAACACTAAAATAATCTTGTACTCCATGATTGTTAAATTTCGTCACAAATCACTAAAAAACCGTCATAAAACAATATCTGTGATATTTTCAGATATCATCATGTATTGAGCGTCACAGATTAATCTGCGTGACGTTTCCGCGTAATCGTCACAGATCAATACAATCTGTGACGTTTCTTAACCTTCACATAATGGCTTTATGCCCGCGTAACCCAGCCCAAGCTCAATGTTAGTGACGAAAATAAACGTCACAAATAGTTGACATGTGGGAGAAAATTCGTCATGGATTGTATAGCCACTTCACCATTTGGCCAACTAAGCATGACATGGCTACCAATGTGATATAACATGGATGATGATGTGGCAGCAAGAAGATAGGTCAGTTTGTGCCCATTTATCTCATTCTACTCATTTTCTGGCCCATTTAGAATTTGGCCCACAATGAGAAAGTGGAGCCCATTTTATATTCAGCCCATTAAAAAGGTCCATTTTTTCCAATTAATACATTATCATCTCAGCCCACCCaaaaaaaccaatccatgttcACAGCCCACATATACACAACATATTAAACATTTGATCACATGAAATAATTTCTGATCCAACATCTCATCACATACATACAATCAACATAAGTAACCATTCATCATGAAATCACAATCTAATTTAGGTTTTAATCCAACACATCTCACAATGTTGTACCATGGAACTTCAATCAAAATCACGTACTGTACAAGAAACTAACAGCAAAAGCATGCAATTTGCAGCCGTTACCTTCCAAGCAGTACCATCACTAGGCCAATCTAGTTCTTCAAGTACTTGACCTTCGTCCCTGTAATAAGAACCCACACAAACATTAGTTACTTGAACAAATAAGGCCATAAGATCAATGCTGCAGTTAGGTGCTAGAAGCTTTATAAGTAACACAAGCACACAAACACTTAGGTCACCACCCTTAGAACAGAGGAGCTGCACACCTGCATCTTCTCACAAGAGTTGGGCACAAGAACACCAGTAGCAACTGCATTAGTCAAGTCTAGGTAAGCATCCTTTTAATCCATCCTTTTCACATAGCAGCATACCTTCTCGCGATCCCAGTGATCTGTTAGATAAAACATTAGGTGATTAGTGCATGAAAACATATTCACATTATTGGAAATTAGCAGCTAGCAGCCTGAACCTAATGTACAGATATACATATATCATCAGGTTGTATTTTTTGTCCGGGAGTTTCAGTTTTGCACAGCATGAGAATTTACTTAAGagttctaatttctaatttagAAAATCTGCACAGCTACACTTGAATTTCTTTGAGAGATCACAATAGAGATTGGACATGTGCCTGTACATGTTCTTTTTAGAGACCTGTACAGCTAGATGTCAATTCGAGTACTCCAATCTACACAACCTCATCAGCCTACTATAAATTAATCCTTTGGAACCTTACCTGACCATGTCAATTGTGTAATCTAGAGCCAGAAAATTTCCCTTCAGGAGGCTACTAGGAACTAATCTAGTGCACTCACTGCAAGTCACAGAACCAAACATCAGGCATAACTGAACCCCAGCATATCAGATAACAGTTATTCTCAGATCAAAGCCTCCCACAGATAAGCTACTAGGGTAATCTAGCCATGAATTAACCTCAATGATGGAGGAAGTATACAGCGACAGGGTCCATAATGTACAGCAAAGCAAAGTATATGGAAAAGAGTAACTGAAAATTCATTTGGGCAGAACAACAACGAGGTGCTGGGCATAGTCCAGGTGACCTGTACGTGCTGGTgctggccacggcggcggcaccaATGGTTGTAGTGGAGGAGACAGTGAACAGCCCCAAATAGCTGAGGCCTGAGAGCTTCGAATCATACCTTAGCTTCTATGTGTGGCGGAGGGGAGATGCGGCCCATGGTGGTGGCCGAGATGCGGCCAGCGGGTCGTGGCCGTCTGACCGGAGGCCGGTAAGCGAGAGCGGCCGCGCATCGCTGCTGGACAGGGTGGGGTGCGTCCCCGTGCCGCGACGACTGCTCCTCGTGGCATGCCGCggacgccggccggcctcccTCCTCGAGCAGACCGGGGGCACCTCGTTGCAAGCCGTGGCAGACGAGGTGGATCTGAGGAGGATAGAGATACGGGGCACTGGGTGGAGCAGGCGAAGTTTGATGGCAGCCGGgtagggaggggaggagatcCGGCGGCGCCCGCCCCGGCCTGGCGCGGATAAGGTCCGGCGGCGCCCGCCCGGCCGTGGGGGCTCTGCCGCTCTGGGCGGACGCGGGGAGGCGCATCTGAGGCCCTGAGGGTAGCAGTGGAGATGAGGCGGATGGTGTTACGGCAGCGCGGGTTGGGCCGGGCGAGATGTGCGAGGCCGCGagggcgatggccggcggcggcaggtgggcTGCGGCAGCAGTAGCGGTAGCAAAGCTCCCAAGTAAGTTGGACCCATGGGTGCTGGTGCCCACGGGTTTGGCATTCAATGGGTGCGGGTGTGGATGTTAAATTTTAACCATGAGTCTTATCCGACCCAACCTGTAATGAGATAGGTCGGG containing:
- the LOC101754964 gene encoding cytochrome P450 89A2; translated protein: MEAMQLLAAVLAVLALFLAAYWRPRSRYVHTTRPMPVIIEVGDPDVARALMFDHADFFSNHPDAALGIDFDAGQPKTESITFAPYGTLWSALRRNLTVNILHPSRLGHHVEPIQRDAAEALVADLSTRVVGAGEEVAIRERVYAAVFGTMARLCFGDGVGERDVAVMRRTLHDFFHSNVDIKLLARSRLARLVRWRQWRYIIGMRRRLAEVFGPVVEARRRQSRRSDGGGGSFSSYLDSLIDLRVPNDSDDSETGGGLGLGARRILRDDEVVRLVWEFLGSSTQSVVSCIEWTLARLVTEPEVQKKLYHELIAAGDHRKGQVSDERLQELPYLRAVILESLRLHPPLPTILREVGPEGAAAAGAPPPPPDGTPVRFLFNAGQIGRDRKTWTEDPDEFKPERFLAGGEGEDVSPLPGPKKIKMMPFGAGRRHCPGAGLSMIHVGCFVAALVREFEWAPPADGGGGVDLTGTNTLFVRMMAPPLRARITPRTSR